In Mangifera indica cultivar Alphonso chromosome 7, CATAS_Mindica_2.1, whole genome shotgun sequence, the genomic window CATACATACAATGTCTTAAGTATGAGATCAGGGAGTAGTTGGCCAACAGAGGCATCCTTCTCATCACAAATGCTCCTGAGTTGCCATTCAGCCCCCTATATTTGTGGCAACAGAAGGGCACTTTCCTAGTGTATTCCACAAAATGTAATCCCCAGATGTAACCTGTTACAACCAAATTGTAATTTGAGAGAAGCAACTAGAAACTAAATGTAATCCCCAGAAGTGCTGGCCAATTGCCAGCTTCAAAAATATTACATGATGAATATTGTTTGTATCCAAATATCTAGATCTCACAGCATGCTTAGCATTCATTAGACACCAGGTTTTGAAggtaaaaaggtgaaaaaagcATTACAGGGCCTTCTAGTTATTCCAAGAACTAAAATTTCACTGACCAGACATGCACTTAGAAGTTCTAACAAGGAAGCAGCAAAATGGACAATTAAAAGTGGAGAACTGTTATATCTGGGGCAAATATACTCTAAATCATATACTATAATAGTGACCATATTATCCCATGCAGATAAATAGAATctaaataatgacaaaaatttttaattataatatttcgaAAGAAATACAATTCATGaatgatcatgttattaaaaacaaacatgATTTTCATAAGACTAACTCTTTAGTAACAACCAATATAGTGACAATATTGATAGTGACCATACTatcatataatgaaagaataaaaagactatgctcttaataattaataatgacCAGAAATATCCTGAGTCATGTGACAATCCTACCTGAGTTGAAAACTCTACAGGTGCTTTTACGGTTGGATAAATGCTTACCTGCGTACAGgcaaaaacaaatataagttaAGTAGTTTAAACATGACATAACAGTTCAATGCTATATTTTTTAGCTTGAGCAATACACATGGACTACACAGAGTGATGTTGCGACCTTGGATTTTAAGGGTCAGTGCTTTGTGATTGTAATggaattaattgaaatttgtataaAGATTACAATTAGCAACCTAATGTCTCCTGCACTCCACCAAGAGATTACAGTGGTGTTCCACCTCCCAGACACAAAGCTACTCAGAAAATTAGATTCACAAAAGTTCCTTTAATCCCTActatttattgaattaacaaCCAAGCCCCAATTGGACAATCAATAATCTAATTGCTAACccttattactaatttttccaaatatttaataaattcctAAATCACCCTAATTCCTAAATTACCCTGGGGGactcttaatttaataatattcctAATTGACAGTTCAATGAAGGAATGACTCACATTCAAGAGAAAAACTTACAGATTTAGTATCAATCGACATTCCGGATATTGAAGCCCCAACAATCTTGAGAGACACCTGTAATCATGAGTTAGAAATGGCTGTGTCTGGTCTAGCATATTAACAGATGCATTATACAAATCTTCAAATGTACATAAACAGAATCTAAATGATAACATTCTTCACCAATTAGGTggttcaaagtttaattttactCAACTAATAAACACAGAAGGGCAAAAATACTCTAGTAAGACATCTGACAATTCTAGTTGTGATGAATACCCAATAAAGCAGTTCTTAGTAGAAACATCTTTGCTGACGATTGTTGTAATCAAATGCACATAACGGTCACATAAAATATACAAGCAAATGTGATCATATCAGATGTCATATTCTCTAAAGACAATTTTAAACAGAGTATAATCATAATTTCGTGAAAGGATATCATTAAGCTTAAACCTATCAGAGAGAGACATGGCAATAACAGCAGTTTCACATAAAAAATCCCACAATCCCAGCTTCAGACAATTTAGAACGTAATCTAAAACCGCAATTCTTTACATTTTGATAGAAGCCTCAACTGATGCATTTGGTGTTGATGGCAACCCAAGCAGAAAGCAAAGCCAAATTTCAAATTCCTAACACAATTCCTTTAAAGCACCTTTCTTTTTTGTTCATTAAGCACAAAAATGTAGTATTGAACCACATGAAACAGCATGCAGAgagatattaaaagaaaattccatACAGAAGTACATCTTACATATTATAATGTAACAAGAAAGCATTAAGTTGCTCAGTGCATGAAGAACGACAAAAGCAATAGTTCATAAATGCATTGATATGAAAGTAtttgttaggatctcaagtgcaatgtatgagacttagatcccacattggaaagtatgggcaactagtatggggtttatatggccttgggctctcccatctcaataactagtttttgaGATGTGACTCTCATAatgttcgtatcatttggtattagagtcaTCACCATATCTCCCAGTTGCAATCATGCAgcgcgggtggtgacgccggcattgcagtgttcgcccggggctagTAGGGAGTTAGCGCACAACCAGCCCGTGTGGGCGTCAgggctgcggagcgtggtggtatgttaggatcccaagtgcaaggtatgagacttggatcccacattggaaagtatgggcaactagtgtggggtttatatggccttggactctcccatcttaatagctagcttttgaggtgtagttctcctaaggttcgtatcaatATTACAAAGAGAAGTATCAAAGAGAAGGATGGTGATGACactgaattttatattttgagagaaaaaaaattaacaaatcccAATTACTTTGATTATTGACAAATGCCTCAACTGAGGCATTTGTCATGGCTGGTAACCTAAGCAGACAGTGaaaccaaatttcaaattccTAACATAAATCCTCTTAagcaccttcttttcttctatttattAAGCACAGAAATGTGATACCGAACCACATTAAACTGCCCGGAGTAAGAACTTAagctaaaaaaattatctttcttATGGAACTAAATGTTACATAATATAATGTAACAAGAATACAGTAGCTCAATGCATTGAGGAACAATACAATGCAACagttcataaaaaatatttaactttgcGTCAAAGTGATCATTGTTGTATTAGTTATTTCAGATATGTAATAGATTGTTATGTTAGAACACACAACTTTCATACTATTTCCAGAAGCCATGAAACTAggaatcaattaaatattaaaaaacacagTACATACTTTAGCATAATTGTATGCATGCCAGCAAAATGGCTCCTCTAGATCAGTAGGAGGAAGATCCTTGTTCATTTTCTCCATTAAATATTCCTCTATGTTAACCATATTATTTGCATTCTCTGTCTCACCATCACTATCTTCATCTACTGTGCCTCCTAACCTTTGGGTTTGCCATGGCGCAAATTTAACTGTTCCAGGGAAAGTTGCCTCAACACTTTTCCCAGTAAAGCCCCGTCCACTCGTGACAATTTTCCATTCAACAGCATGCTCAGTAGTTGAAACTGTTCCAATTGATGGAGTCCCATCAAAAGACACAACTCTTCTCCTAGGAAAGGGCATGGTGACATTACAAAATTCCATTGTCAAAGGAGCCTTATAGCCTTCCATTAGACGCAACTTGAACAAAAATGCACCTTCATCTTCAGAGACCATTGACAATTGGTAAAACCCCTTGACAGGAGGTCCAAGGCCACAGATTGCCTGATAacgcatcaaaacaaaattaccaaGTGGTGGTTGAAACATCACAGCCTGCTTATCCACACCATGCTCTGGAACCTGGGCACAAGGATGAAAGGATAAAACTTCAATGTGACCAGTGTTCAACCCTGTTAAGGGAAATGACACATCAGGTAACCCCTCTAATTCTGCTCGACAGTTTATTTGACCTGAGACAGATAAACTATCAGGAATCTCATCTCTATCATACATTGCAGCATGAATTGTTTCATGAATTGTGAATAATAATCTTTGTTTTCCTTTGTACAGATATGGTTTCCATGCTGGTTGTTTGAGGTCTTGAGGAGGTAAATCCGACGAAGAAAAGCCATTAACCTTGATAGCAAAAATATTAGAGTAGTTCAGGTCCACAGGCGTACCTAAATAAGAAGGAAATCAATCAGGCACATTAGGTAAAATGCATATTGATCAATACGCATacattttagagaaaaaatgagatgaGGGATACCATAATAAAGATTACCAACCAAAGGGCATTGCGCTGCTTATAAAACTTCGAAGTGCATCCTTATCCAAAGCCCTTGAACCAAGTTTTGGAGCATCTGATGTAACAGTTCCTACCACAGCAGTACCAGAAGGTGCAGAAGAAGCACCTGTTGCAGCAGCAGGTTTTGTTCTTGACGAGATGCCTGATATTCCAATACTGCCTGTTAGTGAATCCAACAAGCCTCCAACTGATGGTGATGCACTTACTACAACTTCAGGTTCTACCACATCGCCAGTAATTACCTCACCAATCGCATGTGCTGCCGTGAATGCCCTGTAACGGAAACCAACAAAGTCCTTCACCAACTATAAAAACCCAATTAGTCACTTGAGAAAGTAAACCCAAGTTCTCTAACCATGTAAAGCCAACTATACTCTGCCTTCTTTAAGCATGTGACGACCAAATTATTCAACGGtaaagattttctttttgatgaAGAATCCAAGTTATAGAAGCAAACTAAAGCAAAATTACTGCTCCTTATATATAACAACTTCTATATAAGGCAAGAATACAGGACCTAATCATCCTCTGAATAGAAACAATGCTATCAAGACCTTCAAAAAGCAAACTCCAAACAGGCTTACTCACCATTTCTTTTCACAACTAAAGAGCATGAAACAAGTAAATAAAATCCCTttacaatatttgaaaattccaATGATGCTCAATAGATTGAAGTTCCAATGAGAATTCATGTGTTTCTGTATTTGCAAACTTAACTCTTAAGTAAGGGCACAAaagttaacattaattaatttctctaaaGCATTCATACAAGAAGAATTGGTTGAAGACATGGAAAAGCTCtttcaaaaaaattgtaaaagcaTGTTCTTTTTCAAGGGTCTAAGGTCAAATCCCAATGCCTAGGTATATATAATgcaagatttttgttttttacaaaCTTAGAACCGTTGGGAATTActgatttcaaattcaataaaatgcCGCTCCACCAAACATTGGCAGAGTATCAAGAGGTACAATTTACCAGTTCAAAGTTTAAGACAACTAGCAACAACCCTGAACGCATAATCTGTCCTAAAATAAAAGCAAACTTACCATACCCTGTGATGGATGGAAGATCAAGCAGAAGGGAAGAAAAACTATCATCAACTCCAACAGCATTTCCACAATCAGATCGTTTACATAATTTTGTGTATGCTTTGAGGTGCTTTGGCTCAACCAGAGGCAGTACAAGGATAGAATAAGGGCCTTTTATGTGCAAGATTAATGGCCATAGCAGGTGATTCTCTCCTCCCTCCTCTTCTTCAATGTTGAGGCTTATAACATGGCGTGTAATTGGGTCATCAACCCATGAATCTGACCCTTTAGTTGACTGAATTACCCGTATGCCAAAACCACGCACAGATCCCTCCCTATATAATTACAGATAAAGTTACTAATTATGCTCGGTAACATGATAAATGAAACATGGACCACAgtcaaaacaaggaaataaataaaaattaatgcaaGTAtctaaatcaataatatatcatttaggtgtaaataaacaacaaaaggCCAACATAATTTACTTGATCATCAAACACAGCTTAGTCAACCTAATACAGGTTCCCAAGAGGCGTTAcctatattaaaaatgatgttcTCTAACGAGTAAGATAATCACacgattttttcttttttcaaataacaaatCGTAAAGTACATGATTATAATCTTAGGTTAAAGTAGACCTTCTTTTTCTCTCAGCAAAAGCAGCAGCTAACTCGGAATCAGTAGGTAGTGTAGGTAACACAGTGTACTTAACAGGATCCTCGCTACAACTTTCATTTTCAGTCTTGCAAGCTGCCTGCCAACGCTTCTCCACCACCGGGAACCTCCTAATATTCAAAATGGGAGAaactaaattaatatcaaatataaaatgaaattacacTAATGGATGTACAgaactaatttttaatatacaaatatccaaaaatttaaaactaataattcaacaaacgaaaaattaaaatactataaGCGATGAACAGATATGTAGTAGATCCAAATCAAAGCAAGGTAAATTCGGCAATGTAAAGAAAAACCTGGAGAAAACGACGGCGTCAAGGTTGTTGACGACCCAGAGAGCTCTGATGCTGCAACAAACGGGCATGGCTTGGCGTTGTTTCTTTGTCTTTCAGTGACGAGAAATCAATGAATGGAAATTCCTCCGGTTACTCGAACATGGACGGAGATGGCCTGCCCGTGATTTGATTTTCTAGTACTATAGAACAACCTTTTAGACGACACCGCTTTAAATTTCACGCTCATATGACGTCAACCGCCAGATCACCACCCCATATCCATATTAATCTCACGGCTTAGATCATTTTCACCCATCATGTTTTAGTGAAGGAGAGGTACCCGAGGTTCTAAAAAGTGACTTTTCACACCTTAACATTTGAGCGAGTAAGAGTATAAAAGTGCCCTTGATATCTGATTCTCCAAATACAACCGAACAAGGGCAAAGTTGACGTTTCAATCCCAGTAAATGtgtaaataaacttaaatttttgttattattatttttatacaattttcacTATTATTTGTTTCATCATTTATGCCTGTTGTTTGTATTCAATACTTTAATGTTGTTGAACATGAAATCTATCAAAGAGACCAAAAAAGAGAGATTTTGGTAAGTAAACAGAGATTTAGTCATTTGACTAGATTTACCAGCCCAACCAGCTTTCATTTCACAcctatcaattaaataaataaatctaaaatataataatcaaatgaCTATTATTACATCAAGTAAATCACGAGTTtcataaatatgacaaaaatttaaacccaaacttttttatttaaattttaatacccTATTACTTTTGTTAACCTAACATCTAAATTAAGGTATTTTGTTAAACCAAAggaatgaaaatattttaagccTTCATCTCGCATAACTGCTAACACATTAAGCTGCATTTAGtgtaaataaaattcaacaaataatattataaagtttgtattattatttatttgaaattatggaTCTAATTTTACTGAAAAATGATCATGTTTTAAAGTGAGATTTCAAAATAGGCGGCTTTGAAGTAAAAAACCCCTTAAAAATTACTATACATGAGAGACTGCAATGTCTTCAAGTAAACTGGCAAAAATTTCCTTGACTCGGTACTTAAACAACTGactctaaataaaattttgttacaaaaaaaGTATACAAAAACTGGAACACATATAAGCTAAACTAAGAATATTTAAGAGgggtaaagaaaaaagaactggaaatattaaaacttttacatTTAACAAGCTCAGCATATAAAATAACTAGGCTGTTTGATCTAAAGGTCCACACAGAAGTACGAGATAACAGAACCTGCCCTCCTTTGGGTCCTCTGGCTCACCTTCCGCTTCTCGACCATCACCTTTTTTATGTTCACACAACTGGAAACTACAGTGGCAACTCCAACTGCAGTAATCCCTGGGCAATACACCATGTGACACGACTCCAGCATTGTGCAGTTTCTAACAAGATGGGCTAAACCAATGTCTGTGATTTGACGGCAGTGTGATAACACTATATCCTTCAGTAATGGACAACCTTCACCTAACTCTGCCATTGCCATATCTCCCAAGTTCTGTCAATCATGAACCAGATTTAATAAATACTCAGtctatatatataacatcatGTATCAAAAGGGTAGAGAGAAAGGACTTACCTGGAGAACGCTTACATCTAGGTAATTCAGTTCAGGGCACCCTCTTGCAATGGCTATAATTCCAGCATCACCAATTTGGTGGCAACCACTGACATTAAGATGTTTCAAGGAGCAGCCCTTACCTATGGAAATAAGAGCTTCATCCCCCACTCTGGTGAAtagcaaataaaattaaagatggaGAACCAGAAAACTTTAGATGTTACAAGATTTATAAGGTGAtttgttgtttaatataatGCAATCTATTCACAAAACATCCTTAAATATGTAAATGCTAGCTAATGTCTAAAGTAACgtttaatcatgtgatgacacacATAAGTATGTGtccatttgtgtactcaaaatggaTACGCATAGTGTTGCTATTTCCTCAAATGATAAGCAATCAGATAAAGGAAGAATGGAGTGATAGCAGCTTGTtgattgttaatttaatttaataaaataacatagttattacatttgaaaaaaaaaaaagaaaaaaaccccaAGGCAAACCTCCATAAAAATTCAACCAACTTAAAGCTTGAAGAAGATTTTACCTGTCACAAAATCGAAGGCTAAGCTCCGTCAGAAACTTGCAATTCTCACCGACAGCTACAATTCCACTGTTCCCAATCTatcaacaaacaaattaaataagaatcTGTTAACAACCCAATTAAGCAAGTTCTTACAGCAGATATATCTTACCTCATACACCCGCATAAAGTTTTAGAGAAATTACTGCATTACAGATGAACAGCTAAACCAGAACTATAAGACGCAAGAAAATAAAAACGTAGGatataaaaaattctatcaTTTCTAAAAGGTTCCAAACTCAGAAACCAAAGATCCTTAATgttcaaaaccaaaacaatgATCTCTAAAATCAGAATGTAGGTTATTGAGATGATTATAGACTTGGTTCATCAGGTGTGAAAACTCATCAAACTTTAAGAACGGCAGAAACTTCTACACATAATCTTTTTACATGTAGAATTTATCCCATCAACAATTCTAACGACAGcagaaatttaacaaaattaagtaacaataatattaaaacctCTTTAAGTGAGAGAGAACCTTATAGCATCGACGGATGTGAAGTTTCTTTAAATTCTGGCAGCCTCTAGCTATACTGCCAATAGCCTCATCTCCAATGTTAGAGCAATCGACCAAGTGAAGAGCTTGCAAGAACTTACAGCCCCTTCCAACTTCAAGAAGAGCAGAATTACCAATTCTCTGGCAATATAATAAAGCTAACTCAGTGAGGCTCCTGCAAGTCATCAGAAAGGCACTTAAAGATGGTAAATAACATCAAGTCAAAGAACTTTTGCAATTCGATGAACTAAAAAACTGTGACAGATATGCAGTACTAACTGAAACTAGGTTAAGGACATTTAGGAGTGACCTCTGATGACGTTGCAATGAAATATAGCTTGAAGGCTTTTGTAAACAAAACAAGAGTTCCATGgttatcaaatagacaccaaattaaattatgctAATAAGAGAGGAGCATACTGGCAAGATTGTCCAATGGACTCCAGTCCCACAGTTCCAATATTGTGGCAACCATTGACTTCAAGATGTGTAAGTTCTTTGCAGCCTGCAGCTATAGCTTCCAAACCCTTGTCACTCAGGAAATAGCAATCACTAAGAGTGAGATTTTTTAACTTCTTACACCCATTTCCTATAGCATGCAAACCCCTGAAAAGTAAGATAACAGTCTCAAAATTTGCACATCATCCCAAATAGAATGATGACACACAAGGAGAAATTAAGATATCCAAGGAACCTCATAATTGCCAGAAATTTATCACCTTCTCTTATAATAATTTAGCCTCATATTACCCATTGCATGAAAAATACACAAGTAAAGACATTGAAGCAATATCTCCAATTTTGCATTCAATAAAGGAACTAATATAAAAAAGGACATGGCCTTATTATGCAGACGTTTTGTAGATAAGTTCAATTAAGTAAAAGACGATGTCATAATGTTGCATAAAGTATCTGAGAAGAGTAACTAACATGTCTGTAAATTGCTGGAAACTGTATAGAGCCAATAACTccaaagaaaaacaagaagttCCCACAGCTATCAAAGCCTCATCTGTAACGTTAATACACTGAAGCTTCAAAACTTTTAGATGAGGACATCCTCGGGCCACAACAAGCACCCCTTTATTGTGGATGAATTCTGAATCCAACGACAATGTTTCAAGAGATTTACAGTGAGATCCCACAGCTTCTAATGACACATCAGTAATTTTAACACAAGCCGCAACACCAATAGATTTTAAAGATTTGCCACATCCAAGAGCCAAGTCAGCTAAACCCGTGTCAGTCAAACCTTCACAAAAACGCAAATTCAGATCTTCAAGTTGCTTGCAACATTTCCCAACAGCAGATAGCCCTTGATCTCCAATGTAACAACCCTTGATAAAACAATTTAAGCAATGATAGTACATCAAGTACTCAAATAGCAAGCGAAATTGAAGGAAAACAGGCAATGcaatttatgcattaaaaaacaCAAGAAACACTAAGTACAAAGATGAGAATTAAGGATGTAAGAAGTAATAACATTGCTTTGAGCTTTCAAAGGGCCTGAGATTAAAACAATGAAGCATACCTGATAGAGTATtctcaataattaaattaattaagaaagaTTAGAAACTTGGGTGAGAgaggttttttattttcctcGTTCCATTTCACTCTTTTTACTTTCCAAATAAAGCTGATTAGAAACCAGAATCAAAATGTTGGTAGCATAGTAAGGGCTGTTTCCTTCTGATTAACCACCGGGCTAAGCCATTAAACAACCAGGCAAAAGTTCTGATGTCAGCAGCTTAGAGGCTAACTTAGCAGATTAAGAAACCAAACCCATAAAGCGCGCAATCCCACTATAGAAAGGCAAATATATGTATAGGCCAGTTTTGCCTATTGGTATTAGAacatatacaaacatatatCTGTTAGCAGGGACTCCAGGCAGCTCATCCCAACGAATCACATTGAGCAATCAAGGAATTCCAACCTTGTCCCACAATATGTCAGGCAGAATAGTAGACAGTTGCCTTTGAACATTCACCACATACAAAGAACAATACACATGAAGCAGGGGCCTTGAACTAGATGGATCAGGCCCTTGGTATACCATATGCTCTtgtaggtttttaaaatttactcaaaTCTTGCAATGACTACGCTTCATGATCTTTCTAACAGCCTCTTTCAGCTAAGTCtttcattttacaaattaacattttttaaaaactcaaatggGGACACATTTATGTAGTTTTAATACCAAAATTCCATCCTAAAGAGATAAAGCACTTAGTTCTAGATAAAGAGGCCTCTGTCAACATTCTACAGGCTTGAATGACACCCGCAATGGAAATAAATTTCACAAAGATCATGCTGGTTTAAGTAAACTTAATTCCTCAGATGGTTGGAAAAGAgaatatatttaacaatatcCAAGATTTGATATCTAAAACAGTAATAGATACTAAGATAAAAGTTTTAACAAATACCTGTAAATCCAAAGATTTCAAGTATACACAGTTGTAAGCAAGGGACATTAAACCCACACAGGATACGTTAGAGCACCAGATTAAGCTCAATTTCTCAAGCTTCGAAAAGCCTTCAGCAAGTACGGTCAACCCAGCATCTGATAAACAATATGGCTCAACCTGACCTTCCTCGGATCCACTTGTTTCACTAACAAATTGCAGCTTAGGCGATGAAAGAGCCAATTGGTCACTGCCACGCCTTCTTCCCTGTAGAAGAAACTTCATCTTTACATCAACcgcaaacaaaacaaaatcctaTCATAGAATGAATAATTAACCATTAAAACcacataatttcaaaattttccgaatttaaaaatggaaaaacaaaaaataaaataagaaagcaTATATAATATCATCAGAGGCTTATTACTGGTTGAACAGGATGAGAAATGGAAAGGCGTTCATCTATATGAATGTTCTTAACGTTGGCGAAGCGTCGAGAAAGCAACTTGACGAAGAGGTCGGGGCTACTGGAGGCGCCGATGCGGAGAGTGGTTCGGCTGAGGCGCTCGAGCGTGAGCCAGCGCTTGCAGACGAGTGAGCAGGCATCTCGGCTGACCTTTAAATCGAGGTGCCGGAAGATCTCGAGAATCAACTCGTCCGGCAGACACGCGTTGATCCGATCATACCTGCGCATATCAGAAACCAACGATAATGATGATTGTTTCGTTTGAGAATTGCGCGCGTCTGTGTCCCTGTTATGTTTAGATGGGGTAATCGGTGAAGCCGACGGTTGAAGTCACATTTTGGTCTGGATTTACCAGAAATGTCCCTCATAGAGTTTTTATTATGCTTTAAAACTAAGAATAATATTACCAAGAGTGAATTGCATTGTCCCACCAAGGTTTCGCTTTTTCACCcctaattagtataaataatgtttttttatccaaaataaatcaaaaataataattttctattcaaaattaaactagttaaataaaataataacattaaaaagaaaattattattttaccactactattttattttttaaaataatcatactttagattaataaaaattaaaattaactttttaaatatctaaattatataaaaattcttttatttcttttcattttatcttCACAATGTCTTCATCTctccttataaataaagatatttttttttgtataatcatatattaaaaaataaactataatatttaaaaatattaagagctttataattttttttaactgttttgaataaatttattgaaaggttttgtgttagaatatatatagatttgattGTTGTTACTAGGGCTAGAAATAAGCCGAGCCCAAACAGGATCCAACTAGTTTTTGGCTTATTTTGGATTGGACTAGACTCATATTCAGTTTGGGCTCGTCGAGCTCGCTCAATCACATATTTATAATCGGGTTTATGTCTGTTGTCTTGGGATTGTGTTAGAGTTTGGTTCAAGTTAAGTCTATTTAAAGACAAAACAAACTTGTTTTGAATTCATCCCTATCTTTAGGTAGGGCTAGAAATGGTATCGTTTGTTAAAAGTTTAAGTGAGCTGAACATGGCTTTAGTTCAAATTCAGACTCCAGtttgtttatggttttatttgtaGTTTGTACTCAAGTTCGTATTCATTATCTCAGACTCATGTCCATGTTTATTGAAGCTAAacttattttaagtttgaacaAACTCGTTTCAAATCATCCTTAGTTGTTGCTTTGAATATATTAGTTTTAggtaattgatttaattttccaatAAACAACTTGGATAACAATATGTCTAAAGtgggtattttgattttatataaataatatttgacatttttgttttaagCATATGAATTtagacatttaatttaatttatcaaaatacaaaagttgaaataatataattattatttcaatatatattagttaaagaATATActattcattaatattaaatacaaggatatataattatattaattaattaccaaaaaaaatgaaatcacttttaaaatttctaaaattttattattgataataattaattattaactgatcatataaatatttgtaataatataataaaagaataatgattattttaaaaaaattaagctatttttgttttttaatcataaataatcCCATTCACCAAACAAATACACGCCtttctattataattaaattttattttatatttttgttgatgttccatcccaaattttttaatctcgGGGAATTTTTGCAAAGTAATGTGACATAAAACTGTGCATGATCTac contains:
- the LOC123220951 gene encoding F-box/LRR-repeat protein 4 isoform X2; the protein is MRRYDRINACLPDELILEIFRHLDLKVSRDACSLVCKRWLTLERLSRTTLRIGASSSPDLFVKLLSRRFANVKNIHIDERLSISHPVQPGRRRGSDQLALSSPKLQFVSETSGSEEGQVEPYCLSDAGLTVLAEGFSKLEKLSLIWCSNVSCVGLMSLAYNCVYLKSLDLQGCYIGDQGLSAVGKCCKQLEDLNLRFCEGLTDTGLADLALGCGKSLKSIGVAACVKITDVSLEAVGSHCKSLETLSLDSEFIHNKGVLVVARGCPHLKVLKLQCINVTDEALIAVGTSCFSLELLALYSFQQFTDMGLHAIGNGCKKLKNLTLSDCYFLSDKGLEAIAAGCKELTHLEVNGCHNIGTVGLESIGQSCQSLTELALLYCQRIGNSALLEVGRGCKFLQALHLVDCSNIGDEAIGSIARGCQNLKKLHIRRCYKIGNSGIVAVGENCKFLTELSLRFCDRVGDEALISIGKGCSLKHLNVSGCHQIGDAGIIAIARGCPELNYLDVSVLQNLGDMAMAELGEGCPLLKDIVLSHCRQITDIGLAHLVRNCTMLESCHMVYCPGITAVGVATVVSSCVNIKKVMVEKRKVSQRTQRRAGSVISYFCVDL
- the LOC123220949 gene encoding AP-5 complex subunit mu, with amino-acid sequence MPVCCSIRALWVVNNLDAVVFSRRFPVVEKRWQAACKTENESCSEDPVKYTVLPTLPTDSELAAAFAERKRREGSVRGFGIRVIQSTKGSDSWVDDPITRHVISLNIEEEEGGENHLLWPLILHIKGPYSILVLPLVEPKHLKAYTKLCKRSDCGNAVGVDDSFSSLLLDLPSITGAFTAAHAIGEVITGDVVEPEVVVSASPSVGGLLDSLTGSIGISGISSRTKPAAATGASSAPSGTAVVGTVTSDAPKLGSRALDKDALRSFISSAMPFGTPVDLNYSNIFAIKVNGFSSSDLPPQDLKQPAWKPYLYKGKQRLLFTIHETIHAAMYDRDEIPDSLSVSGQINCRAELEGLPDVSFPLTGLNTGHIEVLSFHPCAQVPEHGVDKQAVMFQPPLGNFVLMRYQAICGLGPPVKGFYQLSMVSEDEGAFLFKLRLMEGYKAPLTMEFCNVTMPFPRRRVVSFDGTPSIGTVSTTEHAVEWKIVTSGRGFTGKSVEATFPGTVKFAPWQTQRLGGTVDEDSDGETENANNMVNIEEYLMEKMNKDLPPTDLEEPFCWHAYNYAKVSLKIVGASISGMSIDTKSVSIYPTVKAPVEFSTQVTSGDYILWNTLGKCPSVATNIGG
- the LOC123220951 gene encoding F-box/LRR-repeat protein 4 isoform X1; protein product: MRRYDRINACLPDELILEIFRHLDLKVSRDACSLVCKRWLTLERLSRTTLRIGASSSPDLFVKLLSRRFANVKNIHIDERLSISHPVQPDFVLFAVDVKMKFLLQGRRRGSDQLALSSPKLQFVSETSGSEEGQVEPYCLSDAGLTVLAEGFSKLEKLSLIWCSNVSCVGLMSLAYNCVYLKSLDLQGCYIGDQGLSAVGKCCKQLEDLNLRFCEGLTDTGLADLALGCGKSLKSIGVAACVKITDVSLEAVGSHCKSLETLSLDSEFIHNKGVLVVARGCPHLKVLKLQCINVTDEALIAVGTSCFSLELLALYSFQQFTDMGLHAIGNGCKKLKNLTLSDCYFLSDKGLEAIAAGCKELTHLEVNGCHNIGTVGLESIGQSCQSLTELALLYCQRIGNSALLEVGRGCKFLQALHLVDCSNIGDEAIGSIARGCQNLKKLHIRRCYKIGNSGIVAVGENCKFLTELSLRFCDRVGDEALISIGKGCSLKHLNVSGCHQIGDAGIIAIARGCPELNYLDVSVLQNLGDMAMAELGEGCPLLKDIVLSHCRQITDIGLAHLVRNCTMLESCHMVYCPGITAVGVATVVSSCVNIKKVMVEKRKVSQRTQRRAGSVISYFCVDL